The following proteins come from a genomic window of Rhodohalobacter sp. 614A:
- a CDS encoding DapH/DapD/GlmU-related protein, whose product MMPSEKEIKNGKDIFERLKAGKMISMDDPDYTKIREEVNRTIELSGKLNASKNIDEVRKFLGEIIGEEVDESTTVFPPFYTNVGKAIRLGKNVFINHACSFLDLGGITIEDDVMIGPRVNITSENHPVEVTNRKTMVPGSVLIKRNAWIGAAATILPGITIGENSVVAAGAVVTKDIPANTVVAGVPAKVMKEL is encoded by the coding sequence ATGATGCCTTCTGAAAAGGAAATAAAAAACGGGAAAGACATTTTTGAAAGGCTGAAAGCCGGAAAGATGATTTCAATGGATGATCCTGATTATACTAAAATCCGTGAAGAAGTAAACCGAACGATAGAATTATCCGGCAAACTGAATGCATCGAAGAATATAGATGAAGTACGAAAGTTTTTGGGAGAAATAATCGGCGAAGAAGTTGATGAAAGCACCACGGTTTTTCCTCCTTTCTATACCAATGTTGGAAAGGCCATTCGATTGGGTAAAAATGTGTTTATCAACCACGCCTGTTCATTTTTGGATTTGGGTGGTATCACTATTGAAGACGATGTAATGATTGGTCCAAGAGTAAATATTACATCTGAGAATCATCCTGTGGAAGTAACCAATCGAAAAACAATGGTTCCCGGTTCGGTGCTGATCAAACGCAATGCATGGATTGGTGCGGCTGCGACGATATTACCGGGTATTACGATCGGAGAAAATTCTGTGGTGGCGGCCGGCGCTGTAGTTACTAAAGACATACCGGCGAATACGGTTGTAGCGGGTGTACCGGCAAAAGTGATGAAAGAGTTGTGA